In Streptomyces sp. P3, one DNA window encodes the following:
- a CDS encoding membrane-associated oxidoreductase translates to MEINALTPAERRVRRAFATGTTVDFREAPDEAVRPDWGRERTVRSRVLRELLLNGPHRPGEVPALKLMGARITGELDLRYATVDSVVRLGHCHFDTVPRLAGAHLNYLNLRDSVLPGLAAARSRIGGSLRLTGCRFGGPVHLGGAQISGALFLERAELGGADPTSAVLGLNQVTIDDDLCARGLRAHGVIRLDGATVAGSIDLEGAELNNPGGFVLEAEALDVGANLLGRRMRADGRIDLRGSRIPGRVDLLGTSLSNPGGTALRASSCVIGEIWLREGPPVKGRLNLRRAEVGQLQLEPEMLPDQVRLLDLTYTFLTPHEPAERRLPMLERDDGAFDPHAYEQLTAAYRRIGDDRGARVVQLAKQRRHRRTLPWYGRAWGRLQDAAVGYGFRPLRAAGWLLSLLAVGSIAYAGHHPPPLKAGEAPPFNPVFYTLDLMLPVISFGQEGAYAPAGAYQWLAYVLIVTGWILATTVVAGVTRTVSRQ, encoded by the coding sequence ATGGAGATCAACGCACTGACACCGGCCGAACGGCGAGTCCGGCGGGCCTTCGCCACAGGCACGACCGTGGACTTCCGTGAGGCCCCCGACGAGGCCGTGCGGCCCGACTGGGGCCGCGAACGGACGGTGCGGTCCCGCGTGTTGCGAGAGCTGCTCCTCAACGGCCCCCACCGGCCGGGAGAGGTACCCGCACTCAAGCTCATGGGAGCCCGGATCACCGGAGAGCTGGACCTGCGGTACGCGACCGTGGACAGTGTCGTCCGCCTCGGCCACTGTCACTTCGACACGGTTCCCCGCCTGGCCGGCGCCCACCTCAACTATCTCAACCTGCGCGACTCGGTCCTGCCCGGGCTGGCGGCGGCTCGCAGCCGCATCGGCGGCAGCCTGCGCCTGACGGGCTGCCGCTTCGGCGGCCCGGTGCACCTCGGCGGAGCACAGATCTCCGGAGCGCTGTTCCTGGAGCGGGCGGAACTGGGCGGCGCGGATCCCACGTCGGCCGTGCTCGGGCTGAACCAGGTCACCATCGACGACGACCTCTGTGCGCGAGGGCTGCGCGCCCACGGCGTGATCCGGCTCGACGGTGCCACCGTGGCCGGCTCGATCGACCTGGAGGGCGCCGAACTGAACAACCCCGGCGGCTTCGTCCTGGAGGCGGAGGCCCTCGACGTGGGCGCCAACCTGCTGGGCCGCCGGATGCGCGCGGACGGCCGGATCGATCTGCGCGGTTCCCGCATCCCGGGGCGGGTGGATCTGCTGGGCACGTCCCTGTCCAACCCGGGCGGCACGGCGCTGCGGGCCAGCAGCTGCGTCATCGGGGAGATCTGGCTGCGCGAGGGCCCCCCGGTCAAGGGCAGGCTCAACCTGCGACGGGCCGAGGTGGGCCAGCTCCAGCTGGAGCCGGAGATGCTGCCGGACCAGGTGCGGCTGCTGGACCTCACCTACACCTTCCTCACCCCGCACGAGCCCGCCGAACGTCGGCTGCCGATGCTGGAGCGCGACGACGGCGCGTTCGACCCGCACGCCTACGAGCAGCTGACGGCCGCCTACCGGCGCATCGGCGACGACCGGGGTGCCCGGGTCGTCCAGCTGGCCAAGCAGCGCCGGCACCGCCGCACCCTGCCCTGGTACGGCCGCGCGTGGGGCCGGCTCCAGGACGCGGCCGTCGGCTACGGGTTCCGTCCGCTGCGCGCGGCCGGCTGGCTGCTGTCCCTGCTGGCCGTCGGCTCGATCGCGTACGCCGGGCACCACCCGCCCCCGCTCAAGGCGGGCGAGGCGCCCCCGTTCAACCCGGTCTTCTACACCCTCGACCTGATGCTGCCGGTGATCTCCTTCGGGCAGGAGGGCGCGTACGCGCCGGCCGGCGCGTACCAGTGGCTGGCGTACGTCCTCATCGTGACCGGCTGGATCCTGGCCACGACGGTCGTCGCGGGTGTGACCAGGACGGTCAGCCGGCAGTAG
- a CDS encoding histidine phosphatase family protein, which yields MGDLLLVRHGETEWSRSGRHTSWTDLPLTAHGEDQARSLLPLLSGRTFSLALTSPLHRATRTAELAGVPGLAPEPDMHEWDYGGYEGVATVDIHRTRPTWDLWTDGVPPGPQGHPGESPDEVGRRADRVLDRVGPALARGDVVLVAHSHFLRVLTARRLGLPPTEGRLFQLATATVSRLSTEHGRPVIAEWNVRA from the coding sequence GTGGGGGACCTTCTGCTGGTCCGCCACGGGGAGACGGAGTGGAGCAGGTCGGGACGGCACACCAGCTGGACCGACCTGCCCCTCACCGCACACGGCGAGGACCAGGCCAGGTCCCTCCTCCCGCTCCTCTCCGGCCGGACCTTCTCGCTCGCTCTGACCAGCCCGCTGCACCGCGCGACGCGCACCGCGGAACTCGCCGGTGTCCCGGGCCTCGCACCCGAGCCCGACATGCACGAGTGGGACTACGGCGGCTACGAGGGCGTCGCCACCGTAGACATCCACCGCACCCGTCCCACCTGGGACCTGTGGACGGACGGCGTGCCGCCCGGTCCGCAGGGCCACCCCGGCGAGTCGCCCGACGAGGTCGGACGGCGCGCCGACCGGGTACTGGACCGGGTGGGCCCGGCGCTCGCCCGCGGCGACGTCGTCCTTGTCGCCCACTCCCACTTCCTGCGGGTGCTGACGGCCCGCCGGCTCGGCCTGCCGCCAACCGAGGGACGGCTGTTCCAGCTCGCCACGGCCACGGTCAGCCGTCTGTCGACGGAACACGGACGACCCGTGATCGCCGAATGGAACGTACGGGCCTAG
- the gnd gene encoding phosphogluconate dehydrogenase (NAD(+)-dependent, decarboxylating) — MQLGLVGLGKMGGNMRERIRRAGHTVVGYDRNPEVSDVKDLAELVGRLEAPRTVWVMVPAGAATQSVVDELGDLLEPGDTVVDGGNSRWTDDEKHAAELGAKGIGFVDAGVSGGVWGLQNGYALMVGGDAEHIARVQPIFDALKPDGPYGYVHAGRVGAGHFSKMVHNGIEYAMMQAYAEGWELLEKVDSVENVREVFRSWQEGTVIRSWLLDLAVNALDEDTHLDKLRGYAEDSGEGRWTVEAAIDNAVPLPAITASLFARFASRQDDSPQMKMIAALRNQFGGHAVESAEK; from the coding sequence ATGCAGCTGGGCCTGGTGGGTCTGGGCAAGATGGGCGGCAACATGCGCGAGCGCATCCGCCGCGCCGGCCACACCGTCGTCGGCTACGACCGCAACCCCGAGGTCTCCGACGTCAAGGACCTGGCCGAACTCGTCGGCCGGCTCGAGGCGCCGCGCACCGTCTGGGTGATGGTCCCGGCCGGCGCCGCCACCCAGTCCGTGGTCGACGAACTCGGCGACCTGCTCGAGCCCGGGGACACCGTCGTCGACGGCGGCAACTCCCGCTGGACGGACGACGAGAAGCACGCCGCCGAACTCGGCGCCAAGGGCATCGGTTTCGTCGACGCGGGCGTCTCCGGGGGCGTCTGGGGCCTGCAGAACGGCTACGCCCTGATGGTCGGCGGCGACGCCGAGCACATCGCCCGCGTGCAGCCGATCTTCGACGCGCTGAAGCCGGACGGCCCGTACGGCTACGTCCACGCGGGCAGGGTCGGCGCCGGGCACTTCTCGAAGATGGTCCACAACGGCATCGAGTACGCCATGATGCAGGCCTACGCCGAGGGCTGGGAGCTGCTGGAGAAGGTCGACTCGGTGGAGAACGTGCGCGAGGTCTTCCGCTCCTGGCAGGAGGGCACGGTCATCCGGTCCTGGCTGCTGGACCTCGCCGTCAACGCCCTCGACGAGGACACCCACCTGGACAAGCTGCGCGGCTACGCCGAGGACTCCGGCGAGGGCCGGTGGACGGTCGAGGCGGCCATCGACAACGCCGTGCCGCTGCCCGCGATCACGGCCTCGTTGTTCGCGCGGTTCGCCTCCCGGCAGGACGACTCGCCGCAGATGAAGATGATCGCCGCGCTGCGCAACCAGTTCGGCGGCCACGCCGTCGAGTCGGCGGAGAAGTAG
- the pgi gene encoding glucose-6-phosphate isomerase — MSDTPRPDRRPEWAALQDHRAGWQASLRDLFAADPQRAERYVVRVGDLRIDYSKHLVTDETLARLRELASATDVSGLRDAMFRGERINLTEDRAVLHTALRAPRDAVVEVDGENVVPAVHAVLDRMAGFAGRVRSGEWTGHTGRRIRNVVNIGIGGSDLGPAMAYEALRSYTDRDLTFRFVSNVDGADLHEAVRDLDPAETLFIVASKTFTTIETITNATSARSWLLDGLGGDEKAVAQHFVALSTNAGKVAGFGIDTANMFEFWDWVGGRYSFDSAIGLSLMIAIGPERFREMLDGFHLVDEHFRTAPPESNAPLILGLLGIWYGNFHDAQSHAVLPYSHYLSKFAAYLQQLDMESNGKSVDREGRPVRWQTGPVVWGTPGTNGQHAYYQLIHQGTKLIPADFIGFARPVDELSGELAAQHDLLMANFFAQTQALAFGKTPEEVRAEGVPEELVAHRTFKGDHPTTTILATGLTPSVLGQLIALYEHKVFVQGAVWNIDSFDQWGVELGKVLARRVEPALTEGAEVPGLDSSTTALVAAYRELRK; from the coding sequence ATGTCTGACACCCCCCGCCCCGACCGTCGGCCCGAATGGGCCGCCCTCCAGGACCACCGCGCCGGATGGCAGGCGAGTCTGCGGGACCTGTTCGCCGCGGACCCGCAGCGCGCCGAGCGGTACGTGGTGCGCGTCGGCGATCTGCGCATCGACTACTCGAAGCACCTCGTCACCGACGAGACGCTCGCACGCTTGCGTGAACTCGCCTCCGCCACCGATGTGTCCGGGCTGCGGGACGCCATGTTCCGCGGCGAGAGGATCAACCTCACCGAGGACCGCGCGGTGCTGCACACCGCCCTGCGGGCCCCGCGCGACGCGGTGGTCGAGGTCGACGGGGAGAACGTCGTCCCCGCGGTGCACGCCGTCCTCGACAGGATGGCCGGCTTCGCCGGGCGGGTGCGCTCGGGCGAGTGGACCGGCCACACCGGCCGCCGCATCCGCAACGTCGTCAACATCGGCATCGGCGGCTCCGACCTGGGCCCGGCGATGGCCTACGAGGCACTGCGCAGCTACACCGACCGCGACCTCACGTTCCGGTTCGTGTCCAACGTGGACGGCGCCGACCTGCACGAGGCGGTCCGGGACCTGGATCCGGCCGAGACGCTGTTCATCGTCGCGTCGAAGACGTTCACCACCATCGAGACGATCACCAACGCCACCTCGGCCCGCTCCTGGCTCCTCGACGGCCTGGGCGGCGACGAGAAGGCGGTCGCCCAGCACTTCGTGGCACTGTCGACGAACGCCGGGAAGGTCGCCGGCTTCGGCATCGACACGGCCAACATGTTCGAGTTCTGGGACTGGGTCGGCGGCCGCTACTCCTTCGACTCGGCGATCGGCCTGTCGCTGATGATCGCCATCGGCCCGGAGCGGTTCCGCGAGATGCTCGACGGCTTCCACCTCGTCGACGAGCACTTCCGCACCGCGCCCCCCGAGTCCAACGCCCCGCTGATCCTGGGCCTGCTGGGCATCTGGTATGGCAACTTCCACGACGCCCAGTCGCACGCCGTGCTGCCGTACAGCCACTACCTGTCGAAGTTCGCCGCCTACCTCCAGCAGCTGGACATGGAGTCCAACGGCAAGTCGGTGGACCGCGAGGGCCGACCCGTTCGGTGGCAGACCGGACCGGTGGTGTGGGGCACACCCGGCACCAACGGGCAGCACGCCTACTACCAGTTGATCCACCAGGGCACGAAGCTCATCCCGGCCGACTTCATCGGCTTCGCCCGGCCGGTCGACGAGCTCAGCGGTGAACTCGCCGCCCAGCACGACCTGTTGATGGCGAACTTCTTCGCGCAGACGCAGGCGCTGGCCTTCGGCAAGACGCCCGAGGAGGTGCGCGCGGAAGGGGTGCCCGAGGAACTGGTCGCCCACAGGACCTTCAAGGGCGACCACCCCACGACCACGATCCTCGCGACCGGACTGACCCCGTCGGTGCTCGGTCAGCTCATCGCCCTCTACGAGCACAAGGTGTTCGTGCAGGGCGCGGTGTGGAACATCGACTCCTTCGACCAGTGGGGCGTGGAGCTCGGCAAGGTCCTCGCCAGGCGCGTCGAGCCCGCCCTCACCGAGGGTGCCGAGGTCCCCGGACTCGACTCCTCCACCACCGCACTCGTCGCCGCCTACCGCGAACTCAGGAAGTAG
- the opcA gene encoding glucose-6-phosphate dehydrogenase assembly protein OpcA, whose translation MKIDLTDTTASKINKALVKGRRAIGTPAVGMVLTMVIVTDEENAYDAIKAAEEASHEHPSRTLVVIKRHARTPRERTRSRLDAEVRVGSEAGTGETVVLRTYGEVSDHADSVVLPLLLPDAPVVVWWPVDAPQNPSKDPLGALAQRRITDLYAVENPLQALETRVRSYAPGDTDLAWTRLTPWRSMLAAALDQARVPIVSGAVEAEADNPAAELLARWLEARLKVTIDRVVTDGPVVTAVRLGTADGDIVIDRPEGPLATLTLPGQPSRTLALKVRTTSELIAEELRRLDADEMYAIALRGEGTKETPAHV comes from the coding sequence ATGAAGATCGACCTTACCGACACCACCGCAAGCAAGATCAACAAGGCACTGGTGAAGGGCCGCCGCGCCATCGGCACACCGGCCGTGGGCATGGTCCTGACGATGGTCATCGTCACGGACGAGGAGAACGCCTACGACGCCATCAAGGCGGCCGAGGAGGCCTCGCACGAGCACCCCTCGCGCACCCTCGTCGTCATCAAGCGGCACGCCCGCACCCCCCGCGAGCGCACCCGGTCCCGGCTGGACGCCGAGGTCCGCGTCGGCTCCGAGGCCGGCACCGGCGAGACGGTCGTGCTGCGGACCTACGGCGAGGTCTCCGACCACGCCGACTCCGTCGTCCTGCCGCTGCTGCTGCCGGACGCGCCGGTCGTCGTGTGGTGGCCCGTCGACGCGCCGCAGAACCCGTCGAAGGACCCGCTGGGCGCGCTGGCCCAGCGCAGGATCACCGACCTGTACGCCGTCGAGAACCCGCTGCAGGCCCTGGAGACCCGGGTGCGTTCCTACGCCCCCGGCGACACCGACCTCGCCTGGACCCGCCTCACCCCGTGGCGCTCGATGCTGGCGGCGGCCCTGGACCAGGCCCGGGTGCCGATCGTCTCGGGCGCGGTCGAGGCCGAGGCCGACAACCCCGCCGCGGAGCTGCTGGCCCGCTGGCTGGAGGCGCGGCTGAAGGTCACGATCGACCGCGTCGTCACCGACGGCCCGGTCGTCACGGCGGTGCGGCTGGGCACCGCGGACGGTGACATCGTCATCGACCGCCCCGAGGGTCCGCTGGCCACGCTCACCCTGCCCGGCCAGCCCTCGCGCACCCTCGCGCTGAAGGTACGCACCACCTCCGAACTCATCGCCGAGGAGCTCAGGCGCCTCGACGCGGACGAGATGTACGCCATCGCCCTGCGGGGCGAGGGCACCAAGGAGACCCCTGCTCATGTCTGA
- the zwf gene encoding glucose-6-phosphate dehydrogenase — protein MSSSSLGAAWENPLRDPRDRRLPRIAGPSGLVIFGVTGDLSRKKLMPAVYDLANRGLLPPGFSLVGFARRDWEDEDFAQIVHDAVREHSRTPFREEVWQELAEGMRFIPGDFDDDTAFKQLKTAVEELDASRGTGGNFAFYLSVPPKFFPKVVEQLKKHQLAKAPEGSWRRAVIEKPFGRDLVSAQRLNAVVHDVFEPDQVFRIDHYLGKETVQNILALRFANTMFEPIWNRSFVDHVQITMAEDIGIGGRAGYYDGIGSARDVIQNHLLQLMALTAMEEPAAFDAASLLTEKLKVLQSVKLPDDLGRHTVRAQYAGAWQGGEKVRGYLEEDGIDPSSTTDTFAAVKLNVDNRRWAGVPFYLRTGKRLGRRVTEIAVVFQRAPHSPFDSTATEELGANAIVIRVQPDEGITVRFGSKVPGTSMEIRDVTMDFAYGESFTESSPEAYERLILDVLLGDANLFPRHQEVEESWKILDPIEEYWARHGRPAQYPSGSWGPEEADEMLARDGRSWRRP, from the coding sequence ATGAGCAGCAGCAGTCTCGGCGCGGCCTGGGAGAACCCCCTGAGGGACCCCCGCGACCGGCGCCTGCCCCGCATCGCGGGCCCGTCCGGCCTCGTCATCTTCGGGGTGACGGGCGACCTGTCCCGCAAGAAGCTGATGCCGGCGGTGTACGACCTCGCCAACCGCGGGCTGCTCCCGCCGGGCTTCTCGCTCGTCGGCTTCGCCCGCCGCGACTGGGAGGACGAGGACTTCGCGCAGATCGTCCACGACGCGGTGCGCGAGCACTCCCGCACGCCGTTTCGCGAGGAGGTCTGGCAGGAGCTCGCCGAGGGCATGCGCTTCATCCCCGGCGACTTCGACGACGACACGGCGTTCAAGCAGCTCAAGACGGCCGTGGAGGAGCTGGACGCCTCCCGGGGCACCGGCGGCAACTTCGCCTTCTACCTCTCCGTCCCGCCGAAGTTCTTCCCCAAGGTGGTCGAGCAGCTCAAGAAGCACCAGCTGGCGAAGGCCCCGGAGGGCTCCTGGCGGCGCGCGGTCATCGAGAAGCCGTTCGGGCGCGACCTGGTGAGCGCCCAGCGGCTCAACGCGGTGGTGCACGACGTGTTCGAGCCCGACCAGGTCTTCCGCATCGACCACTACCTGGGCAAGGAGACCGTCCAGAACATCCTGGCGCTCCGCTTCGCGAACACGATGTTCGAGCCGATCTGGAACCGGTCCTTCGTGGACCACGTGCAGATCACCATGGCCGAGGACATCGGCATCGGCGGCCGGGCCGGTTACTACGACGGCATCGGCTCGGCCCGTGACGTCATCCAGAACCACCTGCTCCAGCTCATGGCGCTGACCGCCATGGAGGAGCCGGCCGCCTTCGACGCCGCCTCACTGCTCACCGAGAAGCTCAAGGTGCTGCAGTCCGTGAAGCTGCCCGACGACCTGGGCCGGCACACCGTGCGGGCCCAGTACGCGGGCGCCTGGCAGGGCGGTGAGAAGGTACGCGGTTACCTCGAGGAGGACGGCATCGACCCGTCCTCCACGACGGACACCTTCGCCGCCGTGAAGCTGAACGTGGACAACCGCCGCTGGGCGGGCGTCCCGTTCTACCTGCGCACCGGCAAGCGGCTCGGCCGGCGGGTCACCGAGATCGCGGTCGTCTTCCAGCGGGCCCCGCACTCCCCGTTCGACTCCACGGCCACCGAGGAGCTCGGGGCGAACGCCATCGTCATCCGGGTCCAGCCGGACGAGGGGATCACGGTCCGCTTCGGCTCCAAGGTGCCCGGCACCTCCATGGAGATCCGGGACGTCACGATGGACTTCGCCTACGGCGAGTCCTTCACCGAGTCCTCCCCCGAGGCGTACGAGCGCCTCATCCTGGACGTACTGCTCGGCGACGCCAACCTGTTCCCGCGCCACCAGGAAGTGGAAGAGTCCTGGAAGATCCTCGACCCGATCGAGGAGTACTGGGCACGGCACGGCAGGCCCGCGCAGTACCCCTCGGGCAGCTGGGGACCCGAGGAAGCCGACGAGATGCTCGCACGAGACGGACGGAGCTGGCGCAGGCCATGA
- a CDS encoding transaldolase family protein — MTEATATAGALRRPPGEGGSARPDGPSRRRIAYGGRRIAATGVRTGAGAGKDRRRPLWTSTGVKHPAYRDAPHGDDPVASGTADTRPGATPETAADHGVAPADTVTGSPAGTPAGLASAEAPGISTDDVVTRMEDEGVAEFEAAWRDVLDAVTKSPTSKGVDAE; from the coding sequence GTGACCGAAGCGACCGCGACAGCGGGAGCACTCAGGCGCCCGCCCGGGGAGGGCGGCTCCGCCCGGCCGGACGGCCCGTCCCGGCGGCGGATCGCGTACGGCGGCCGCCGGATCGCGGCGACCGGAGTCCGGACCGGCGCCGGGGCCGGGAAGGACCGGCGGCGTCCGCTGTGGACGTCCACCGGTGTGAAGCATCCTGCTTACAGGGACGCGCCCCACGGGGACGACCCGGTGGCGTCGGGCACGGCCGACACCAGGCCCGGGGCCACGCCGGAAACCGCCGCCGACCACGGCGTGGCACCCGCCGACACCGTCACCGGGAGCCCCGCCGGGACGCCCGCCGGCCTCGCCTCGGCGGAGGCGCCGGGCATCTCCACCGACGATGTGGTCACCCGGATGGAGGACGAGGGCGTCGCCGAGTTCGAGGCGGCGTGGCGGGACGTTCTGGACGCGGTCACGAAGTCGCCGACGAGCAAGGGAGTTGACGCGGAATGA
- a CDS encoding AraC family transcriptional regulator yields the protein MADTPTQGGAGDGIRTFPFPVEHSVGGIGMQVGPMGPARGGRSWHTDAPPDRVHRIDFHVVMLFDAGPVRHMIDFTRYDAAAGDVLWIRPGQVHRFSTSSEYRGTALTMQPGFLPRATVEATGLYRYDLPPLLHPSEAQLAGLRAALSCLQREYDDGAAGTLPLSLHAAVLRHSLTAFLLRLAHLAASGAEATRRQADTTFTLFRDAVEKEFAANHSVSAYADSLGYSRRTLVRAVRAATGETPKGFIDKRVVLEAKRLLAHTDLPIGRVGAAVGFPDPANFSKFFQLHTGQTPVAFRAEQG from the coding sequence ATGGCGGACACACCTACCCAAGGCGGCGCCGGAGACGGCATCAGAACCTTTCCCTTCCCGGTCGAGCACAGTGTCGGCGGCATCGGCATGCAGGTGGGCCCGATGGGTCCCGCACGCGGCGGCCGCTCCTGGCACACGGATGCCCCGCCGGACCGCGTGCACCGCATCGACTTCCACGTCGTGATGCTGTTCGACGCCGGCCCCGTCCGCCACATGATCGACTTCACCCGGTACGACGCGGCCGCGGGGGACGTGCTGTGGATCCGCCCGGGCCAGGTCCACCGCTTCTCGACGTCGAGCGAGTACCGCGGGACCGCCCTGACCATGCAGCCCGGATTCCTGCCGCGCGCCACCGTCGAGGCGACCGGCCTCTACCGCTACGACCTGCCGCCGCTGCTGCATCCGAGCGAGGCGCAGCTCGCCGGGCTGCGCGCGGCGCTGAGCTGCCTGCAACGGGAGTACGACGACGGGGCCGCGGGCACCCTGCCGCTGAGCCTGCACGCGGCGGTGCTGAGGCACTCGCTGACGGCGTTCCTGCTGCGCCTCGCGCATCTCGCGGCGAGCGGCGCGGAGGCGACACGGCGTCAGGCGGACACGACCTTCACGCTGTTCAGGGACGCGGTGGAGAAGGAGTTCGCCGCCAACCACAGCGTCAGCGCCTACGCCGACTCCCTCGGCTACTCACGGCGCACCCTGGTGCGGGCGGTCCGCGCGGCCACCGGCGAGACGCCCAAGGGTTTCATCGACAAGCGGGTCGTCCTGGAGGCGAAACGGCTGCTGGCCCACACAGATCTGCCGATCGGCCGGGTGGGCGCGGCGGTCGGCTTCCCCGACCCGGCGAACTTCTCCAAGTTCTTCCAACTGCACACCGGTCAGACCCCGGTGGCCTTCCGCGCCGAACAGGGCTGA
- a CDS encoding glycoside hydrolase family 16 protein — MSATSGIPRRRRALIAVLSTLGLAAAAAAAVTLPANASAPTPPSGWTQVFLDDFTGAAGTGVNTSDWQYSTGTSYPGGPANWGTGEVETMTASTANVSLDGNGNLRITPLRDSAGRWTSGRIETTRTDFQPPSGGKLRVEARIQMPNVTGTAAEGYWPAFWALGAPYRGNYQNWPGVGELDIMENVQGLNKVWATMHCGTNPGGPCNETTGIGNSVACPNTTCQSGFHTYGMEWDRSVSPEAIRFFVDGVNYHTVTANQVDATTWADATNHGYFVILNVAMGGAFPDAFGGGLDGDTQPGRPMVVDYVQVLQAAGTGGGTTTPPPSGSRDAYGTIQAESYDGQSGTITESTSDTGGGQNIGALANGDWALYKGVKFGSSAATQFSARVAGGAAGGVSGLVEVRLDSRGAAPVGSFAVADTGGWQSWRTIPANISAVTGTHDVYLTFTSGQPADFVNVNWFTFGH, encoded by the coding sequence ATGAGTGCAACCTCCGGCATCCCCCGACGGCGACGCGCGCTCATCGCCGTGCTCAGCACGCTCGGTCTGGCGGCGGCGGCCGCCGCGGCCGTCACCCTGCCCGCGAACGCCTCCGCGCCCACGCCGCCGTCCGGCTGGACGCAGGTCTTCCTCGACGACTTCACCGGAGCCGCCGGAACCGGCGTGAACACCTCCGACTGGCAGTACAGCACCGGCACTTCGTATCCGGGTGGACCCGCCAACTGGGGCACCGGCGAGGTCGAGACGATGACCGCCAGCACGGCCAACGTCTCGCTCGACGGCAACGGCAACCTGCGCATCACCCCGCTGCGCGACTCCGCCGGCCGCTGGACGTCGGGCCGCATCGAGACCACCCGCACCGACTTCCAGCCCCCGTCCGGCGGCAAGCTGCGCGTCGAGGCGCGGATCCAGATGCCGAACGTGACGGGCACCGCCGCCGAGGGCTACTGGCCCGCGTTCTGGGCGCTCGGCGCACCGTACCGGGGCAACTACCAGAACTGGCCGGGCGTCGGCGAGCTGGACATCATGGAGAACGTCCAGGGCCTGAACAAGGTGTGGGCGACGATGCACTGCGGCACCAACCCGGGCGGCCCGTGCAACGAGACGACCGGCATCGGCAACTCCGTCGCGTGCCCGAACACGACCTGCCAGTCCGGCTTCCACACCTACGGCATGGAGTGGGACCGCTCGGTGAGCCCCGAGGCGATCCGCTTCTTCGTCGACGGCGTGAACTACCACACCGTCACCGCGAACCAGGTCGACGCGACGACGTGGGCCGACGCCACGAACCACGGCTACTTCGTCATCCTGAACGTGGCGATGGGCGGGGCGTTCCCCGACGCCTTCGGCGGCGGTCTGGACGGCGACACCCAGCCGGGCCGTCCGATGGTGGTCGACTACGTGCAGGTGCTGCAGGCCGCGGGCACCGGCGGCGGCACCACGACGCCCCCGCCGTCCGGCAGCCGGGACGCCTACGGCACGATCCAGGCCGAGTCGTACGACGGCCAATCGGGCACGATCACCGAGTCCACCTCGGACACCGGGGGCGGGCAGAACATCGGCGCCCTCGCCAACGGCGACTGGGCACTGTACAAGGGCGTGAAGTTCGGCTCGTCCGCGGCCACCCAGTTCAGCGCACGGGTCGCCGGCGGTGCGGCGGGCGGCGTCAGCGGACTGGTCGAGGTGCGTCTCGACAGCCGCGGCGCCGCTCCCGTCGGCAGCTTCGCGGTGGCCGACACCGGCGGCTGGCAGAGCTGGCGGACGATCCCCGCGAACATCAGCGCCGTCACCGGCACCCACGACGTCTATCTGACCTTCACGAGCGGCCAGCCGGCGGACTTCGTGAACGTCAACTGGTTCACCTTCGGCCACTGA
- a CDS encoding GNAT family N-acetyltransferase, with protein MIETGSLGPEDRDAWEALARGYKTFYRTEVTDAVYEATWRRLRDGTEVHAVVARLEGDLVGIAHYLFHSTAWMADSCYLQDLYVDEAARGRGVARALIERVAGAARARGASRLYWTTQEDNATARALYDKVAGFNGFVRYDYPLA; from the coding sequence ATGATCGAGACTGGTTCGCTCGGCCCGGAGGACCGCGACGCCTGGGAAGCTCTGGCACGCGGCTACAAGACCTTCTACCGCACCGAGGTGACCGACGCGGTGTACGAGGCCACGTGGCGACGCCTGCGGGACGGGACCGAGGTGCACGCGGTCGTCGCGCGGCTGGAGGGAGACCTGGTGGGCATCGCGCACTACCTGTTCCACTCCACGGCCTGGATGGCGGACAGTTGCTACCTCCAGGACCTCTACGTCGACGAGGCGGCCCGCGGCCGGGGCGTGGCGCGGGCGCTGATCGAACGGGTGGCCGGCGCGGCGCGCGCGCGGGGCGCCTCCCGTCTGTACTGGACCACCCAGGAGGACAACGCCACCGCCCGCGCCCTGTACGACAAGGTGGCGGGCTTCAACGGGTTCGTCCGTTACGACTACCCGCTCGCGTAG